From a single Micromonospora sp. WMMD1102 genomic region:
- a CDS encoding SDR family oxidoreductase: MPDATAGRPVLVTGASRGIGAAIAHRFAAAGDRVAVHHSGTGARAAEPHAELPGVGHVSVVADLRDADAVLRMVDEAADALGGLAVLVNNAGVFGTHPIHETGYPGWRRAWRETLDVNLLGAVNTTWAAVRHLQAGGRIVNVSSVSAFRGEWSAAAYAASKAGLNSFTQSMAVALGLRGIAVAAVAPGWVETDMTRDVLASPVGAAMRARSPFDRVGRPAEVADAVHYLASPAAEWCSGAVLDLNGASHAR; encoded by the coding sequence GTGCCCGATGCGACCGCCGGCCGGCCGGTGCTGGTCACCGGGGCGTCCCGGGGCATCGGTGCCGCCATCGCGCACAGGTTCGCCGCCGCCGGCGACCGGGTGGCCGTGCACCACAGCGGCACCGGTGCCCGGGCCGCGGAGCCGCACGCCGAGCTGCCGGGTGTCGGGCATGTGTCGGTGGTGGCCGACCTGCGCGACGCCGACGCGGTGCTGCGGATGGTGGACGAGGCGGCCGACGCGCTGGGCGGTCTCGCCGTGCTGGTGAACAATGCCGGCGTCTTCGGAACCCATCCGATCCACGAGACCGGCTATCCCGGCTGGCGGCGTGCCTGGCGGGAGACGCTCGACGTCAACCTGCTGGGGGCGGTCAACACGACCTGGGCAGCCGTCCGGCACCTGCAGGCGGGTGGCCGGATCGTGAACGTCAGCTCGGTGAGCGCGTTCCGGGGTGAGTGGTCCGCGGCCGCGTACGCGGCGAGCAAGGCGGGGTTGAACTCGTTCACCCAGTCGATGGCGGTGGCGCTGGGTCTGCGGGGCATAGCGGTGGCGGCGGTGGCCCCGGGATGGGTGGAGACGGACATGACCCGCGACGTACTCGCCTCGCCGGTGGGCGCGGCGATGCGTGCCCGCAGCCCGTTCGACCGGGTCGGACGGCCGGCGGAGGTAGCCGACGCGGTGCACTACCTGGCCTCGCCCGCCGCCGAGTGGTGCAGCGGCGCCGTACTCGACCTGAACGGTGCCTCCCATGCCCGGTGA
- a CDS encoding nitroreductase family protein, with amino-acid sequence MPGDIPELRTPGRSAAVSGRDGAVPARGAAARAYLTLPRTGVSGLARDRRHKQHPDGAVVELPWPASVAGPCGRDPDAMSVVGAVAASYAPTRYHYFTGRSCAVLDGRPVAGGEGYPPVSGVARAVPSGGGFHPTELYAAVAGDDSLPGGLYHYDATHHLLETLATGDPRGLLRTALGHEPAGVVFLISCRLWKNSAKYGSFGYRLGVVDSGVLLGMVLAAVPAPVPAAVRFTFDTDLLDAAFGLDPDLESSYALVEAQVVGVRKVAGRPPPAVTRSTGLAADRELLRLAHPAVLRLHRASRAATGDARVLSGGTPPGVVAPLVPGVAAPSVVPPASGGTPPSVVPLPGPLPVDLRRGVAVRRSAVRLTPAPLSQAEFGTVLWHLLSGYDSDLAGTAGRCGHLSAYCAVERVEDVEPGGYAYDPYAHRLVSAGRRGDIRASVDAVRVEGNGSSLRPAAASIFLYGVLDAGLDAVGDAWYRIQGMIAGIAVQRAALAASATGLACRPSFGYHSGPAARLFGLPADQHDLMHVVVGRGAPLGGVVDIALGPGTPAGGAR; translated from the coding sequence ATGCCCGGTGACATCCCGGAGCTCCGGACACCGGGCCGGAGCGCGGCGGTGAGCGGCCGGGACGGCGCCGTGCCGGCGCGCGGTGCCGCCGCCCGCGCCTACCTCACGCTGCCGCGCACCGGCGTCTCCGGGCTGGCCCGCGACCGGCGGCACAAGCAGCATCCGGACGGCGCCGTCGTCGAGCTGCCCTGGCCGGCCAGCGTTGCGGGGCCGTGCGGGCGCGATCCCGACGCCATGTCGGTGGTCGGCGCGGTCGCCGCGTCCTACGCGCCCACCCGCTACCACTACTTCACGGGCCGGTCCTGCGCCGTGCTGGACGGCCGGCCCGTCGCCGGGGGCGAGGGATACCCACCGGTGAGCGGCGTCGCCCGGGCGGTGCCGTCCGGCGGTGGCTTCCACCCGACCGAGCTGTACGCGGCGGTCGCCGGGGACGACTCGCTGCCCGGCGGGCTGTACCACTACGACGCGACGCACCACCTACTGGAAACCCTGGCCACCGGTGATCCGCGCGGTCTGCTCCGGACCGCTCTGGGCCACGAGCCCGCCGGCGTGGTGTTCCTGATCTCCTGCCGGCTGTGGAAGAACAGCGCCAAGTACGGCAGTTTCGGCTACCGCCTCGGCGTCGTCGACAGCGGCGTACTGCTCGGGATGGTGCTGGCCGCGGTCCCCGCCCCGGTCCCGGCGGCGGTCCGGTTCACCTTCGACACCGACCTGCTGGACGCGGCGTTCGGCCTCGACCCGGACCTCGAATCGAGCTATGCGCTGGTCGAGGCGCAGGTCGTCGGGGTGCGTAAGGTGGCCGGCCGGCCGCCGCCGGCTGTCACCCGGTCGACCGGCCTGGCAGCCGACCGCGAACTGCTCCGGCTCGCGCATCCGGCGGTCCTGCGGCTGCACAGGGCGAGCCGGGCCGCCACCGGGGACGCCCGGGTGCTGTCCGGGGGCACCCCGCCGGGTGTGGTAGCCCCGCTGGTGCCCGGGGTCGCCGCGCCCTCGGTCGTCCCACCGGCGTCCGGGGGCACCCCGCCGTCGGTCGTCCCGCTCCCCGGGCCGCTTCCGGTGGACCTCCGCCGGGGCGTGGCGGTCCGGCGGTCCGCCGTACGGCTCACCCCGGCGCCGCTGTCGCAGGCCGAGTTCGGCACCGTGTTGTGGCATCTGCTCAGCGGATACGACAGCGACCTGGCCGGCACCGCCGGGCGGTGCGGACACCTGAGCGCGTACTGCGCGGTGGAACGTGTCGAGGACGTCGAGCCGGGCGGCTACGCGTACGACCCGTACGCCCACCGTCTCGTCTCCGCCGGTCGTCGCGGTGACATCCGCGCATCGGTCGACGCGGTCCGGGTGGAGGGGAACGGCAGCAGCCTCCGGCCGGCCGCGGCGAGCATCTTCCTCTACGGCGTCCTCGACGCCGGTCTCGACGCGGTCGGCGACGCCTGGTACCGCATCCAGGGCATGATCGCGGGCATCGCGGTGCAGCGGGCCGCCCTGGCCGCCTCGGCGACCGGGCTGGCGTGCCGGCCGTCCTTCGGATACCACAGCGGGCCGGCGGCGCGGCTGTTCGGCCTACCGGCCGACCAGCACGACCTGATGCACGTCGTCGTGGGGCGGGGCGCACCGCTGGGTGGGGTGGTCGACATCGCACTCGGTCCCGGCACCCCGGCCGGGGGTGCCCGGTGA
- a CDS encoding PIG-L family deacetylase yields the protein MTSRVLGPTDVVALADLLGPNGVLVVSPHLDDALLSTTGLLIRLGRPTVVATVFARAPKQPRPVSDWDRFSGFDDASSAAWVRSEEDRVACAVLGATALHLTGVDGAYGGGGGGLDELRAVLAGVPDGTTVLLPAGIGGHRDHVRVRDDGLRWLTGRTRVGVQIYADLPYAANLWHWGAEGSERVLGDRHALRTIAMLDDPPAEAVLRWVRLSAAEWAVKRRAVWAYASQLAPLSLTARGLMSCPGPLQTEAVWRIR from the coding sequence GTGACCTCACGGGTGCTCGGCCCGACCGACGTCGTCGCGCTGGCCGATCTACTCGGTCCCAACGGCGTACTCGTGGTGTCGCCCCATCTCGACGACGCCCTGCTCTCCACCACCGGACTGCTCATCAGGCTGGGCCGGCCCACCGTGGTCGCGACGGTCTTCGCGCGGGCGCCGAAGCAGCCGCGACCGGTGAGCGACTGGGACCGGTTCAGCGGATTCGACGACGCGTCGAGCGCGGCCTGGGTCCGGTCCGAGGAGGACCGGGTCGCCTGCGCGGTGCTGGGCGCGACCGCGCTGCACCTGACCGGGGTGGACGGTGCGTACGGCGGGGGCGGGGGCGGTCTCGACGAACTGCGCGCGGTGCTGGCCGGGGTACCGGACGGCACGACGGTGCTGCTCCCGGCCGGCATCGGAGGCCACCGGGACCATGTCCGGGTACGGGACGACGGGCTGCGCTGGCTGACCGGGCGTACCCGGGTCGGCGTCCAGATCTACGCCGACCTGCCGTACGCCGCCAACCTGTGGCACTGGGGGGCCGAGGGAAGTGAACGGGTACTGGGCGACCGGCACGCACTGCGGACGATCGCGATGTTGGACGATCCGCCGGCCGAGGCGGTACTGCGTTGGGTCCGGCTCAGCGCTGCCGAGTGGGCGGTGAAGCGGCGGGCTGTCTGGGCGTACGCGTCGCAGCTCGCGCCGTTGAGCCTGACCGCGCGAGGTCTGATGAGCTGCCCCGGGCCGTTGCAGACCGAGGCCGTGTGGCGGATCCGATGA
- a CDS encoding galactosyltransferase-related protein, with translation MTSVGERPGGGDDIRALCRRYPGRLAAAVADTLVVTADPRARSASPTYWDQARRWRDEVTTEALALAAEPARTLAGQLVEAPDSTRTYFRLRDALTRLAARPDDGTESLFRAAWRAEGMSRIGYHVGRRYRNTGDEMAVAALMPASQGGPPVATAQPDAPDGTTSPDGTTPPVHPAAERSPNPPTVLVVVPFRDGRADAVRLRNALACLRALADQALPRHRYHVTVVESDSRPRWREAVRPLADTYLFAPKDGPFNKAWTVNVGVRNSPVRTDLVCVLDADILVDRHFLLRNGARFLHAGVGALLPYRNALYLDPAASRHAIARRCLAAAPSAGRESLRGFALRSPSGGCVWLRTELFHRVGGLDERFEGWGGEDDDFAIRLGLWAALERYSDTLLHLYHPPARAEIRDGVPTNGPSRVQYWPTREIGVIDRYAPGADAARPDVPSTEEHG, from the coding sequence ATGACCTCGGTCGGCGAGAGGCCCGGCGGCGGAGACGACATCCGTGCCCTGTGCCGTCGGTATCCGGGCCGGCTGGCCGCCGCTGTCGCGGACACCCTGGTCGTCACGGCGGACCCGCGGGCGCGCTCGGCCAGCCCGACCTACTGGGACCAGGCGCGCCGGTGGCGGGACGAGGTCACGACGGAGGCGCTGGCCCTGGCCGCCGAACCGGCGCGGACGCTGGCCGGGCAACTGGTCGAGGCTCCCGACTCGACGCGGACGTACTTCCGGCTGCGCGACGCGCTCACCCGGCTGGCCGCCCGGCCCGACGACGGCACCGAGTCGCTCTTCCGGGCGGCGTGGCGGGCCGAGGGCATGTCGCGGATCGGCTACCACGTCGGACGGCGGTACCGGAACACCGGTGACGAGATGGCCGTGGCGGCGTTGATGCCGGCGTCGCAGGGTGGCCCTCCGGTGGCCACCGCGCAGCCGGACGCACCGGACGGTACGACCTCGCCGGACGGCACGACCCCGCCGGTCCACCCGGCCGCCGAACGGTCACCGAACCCGCCCACCGTACTGGTCGTGGTGCCGTTCCGGGACGGCCGGGCCGACGCGGTCCGGCTCCGCAACGCGCTGGCCTGCCTGCGGGCGCTGGCCGACCAGGCGCTGCCCCGGCACCGCTACCACGTGACGGTCGTCGAGTCGGACAGTCGACCTCGCTGGCGCGAGGCGGTGCGCCCGCTCGCGGACACCTACCTCTTCGCGCCCAAGGACGGCCCGTTCAACAAGGCGTGGACCGTGAACGTCGGTGTGCGCAACAGTCCCGTCCGGACCGACCTGGTCTGCGTGCTGGACGCCGACATCCTCGTGGACCGCCACTTCCTGCTGCGCAACGGCGCACGGTTCCTGCACGCCGGAGTCGGCGCGCTGCTTCCGTACCGGAACGCCCTCTATCTCGATCCGGCGGCGAGCCGGCACGCCATCGCGCGGCGCTGCCTGGCGGCGGCGCCCTCGGCCGGACGGGAGTCGCTGCGCGGCTTCGCGCTCCGGTCCCCCTCCGGCGGCTGCGTCTGGCTGCGCACCGAACTGTTCCACCGGGTCGGCGGCCTGGACGAACGGTTCGAAGGGTGGGGCGGCGAGGACGACGACTTCGCGATCAGGCTCGGCCTGTGGGCCGCGCTGGAGCGGTACTCCGACACGCTGCTGCATCTGTACCACCCGCCGGCCAGGGCCGAGATCCGCGACGGCGTACCGACGAACGGGCCGTCCCGGGTGCAGTACTGGCCGACCCGGGAGATCGGTGTCATCGACCGGTACGCGCCCGGGGCCGACGCCGCCCGCCCGGACGTCCCGAGCACCGAGGAGCACGGCTGA
- a CDS encoding TauD/TfdA family dioxygenase has protein sequence MEIVTDLREPEQVLGRVADHGAVLLRPADRFSRAEFVALGDALMRPRSHGTALAEAREFVAGDATTTTVTRGRQGIPLHREASYVPGSPSLLMFYCERPAADGGETIVCDGVRLLAALPRATREFVTGAEIRWQLDMPDGSWQQMCGADDPAAAVAAITGYAPFLMPWESVAADAVGRTVRMRLSTRCVTPALFDGLPAFCNSVLVRTGGGDADDGRRLELRMADGTPFPAEVLGEVASVAEELTEPVPWQPGDVVVVNNTRVMHGRRGFADPARRILVRMGYLTPASVDRWWRAPAAPDRSPPVR, from the coding sequence ATGGAGATCGTCACGGACCTGCGGGAACCGGAGCAGGTGCTCGGTCGGGTCGCCGACCACGGGGCGGTGCTGCTGCGGCCCGCGGACCGCTTCTCCCGCGCCGAGTTCGTCGCCCTCGGCGACGCGCTGATGCGGCCACGCTCGCACGGCACCGCGCTGGCGGAGGCCCGGGAGTTCGTGGCCGGTGACGCGACGACGACCACCGTGACGAGGGGCCGACAGGGAATCCCGCTGCACCGCGAGGCGTCGTACGTCCCCGGTTCGCCCTCGCTGCTCATGTTCTACTGCGAGCGTCCGGCGGCCGACGGCGGCGAGACGATCGTCTGTGACGGCGTCCGGCTCCTGGCGGCCCTGCCCCGGGCGACCCGGGAGTTCGTCACCGGTGCCGAGATCCGCTGGCAACTCGACATGCCGGACGGCAGTTGGCAGCAGATGTGCGGGGCCGACGACCCGGCGGCGGCGGTCGCCGCGATCACCGGATACGCGCCGTTCCTGATGCCCTGGGAGTCGGTGGCCGCCGACGCGGTGGGCCGGACCGTCCGGATGCGCCTGTCGACCCGGTGCGTCACGCCGGCGCTCTTCGACGGCCTACCGGCGTTCTGCAACTCCGTGCTGGTCCGGACCGGGGGCGGCGATGCCGACGACGGGCGGCGGCTGGAGCTGCGGATGGCCGACGGCACGCCGTTTCCGGCCGAGGTGCTCGGCGAGGTCGCGTCGGTCGCCGAGGAACTCACCGAGCCGGTGCCGTGGCAACCGGGTGACGTCGTCGTCGTGAACAACACGCGCGTGATGCACGGCCGACGCGGCTTTGCCGATCCGGCCCGGCGCATCCTGGTCCGGATGGGTTACCTGACGCCCGCGTCGGTCGACCGGTGGTGGCGCGCGCCAGCCGCGCCGGACCGGTCGCCGCCGGTGCGCTGA